A single window of Eleginops maclovinus isolate JMC-PN-2008 ecotype Puerto Natales chromosome 19, JC_Emac_rtc_rv5, whole genome shotgun sequence DNA harbors:
- the foxa2 gene encoding forkhead box protein A2, with translation MMLGAVKMEGHEHTDWSTYYGEPECYTSVGNMNTGLGMNSMNTYMSMSGMGNPANMTANSMNMSYVNTGMSPSMTGMSPGTGAMNGMGAGMTAMSAALSPSMSPMTAQPSSMNALTSYTNMNAMSPIYGQSNINRSRDPKTYRRSYTHAKPPYSYISLITMAIQQSPSKMLTLAEIYQWIMDLFPFYRQNQQRWQNSIRHSLSFNDCFLKVPRSPDKPGKGSFWTLHPDSGNMFENGCYLRRQKRFKCDKQKMNQKEGGRKGGDGGSSNSSSESCNGNESPHSNSSSGEHKRSLSDMKASQALSPEHTAPSPVSQAQHLMAHSQHHSVLAHDAHLKPEHHYSFNHPFSINNLMSSEQQHHKMDLKTYEQVMHYSGYGSPMAGALSMGSMAGKAGLDSSSIPDTTYYQGVYSRPIMNSS, from the exons ATGATGCTTGGAGCAGTTAAAATGGAAGGACACGAACACACCGACTGGAGCACCTACTACGGAGAGCCCGAG TGTTACACCTCGGTTGGCAACATGAACACGGGCCTGGGAATGAACTCTATGAATACTTACATGAGCATGTCCGGCATGGGCAACCCGGCCAACATGACGGCCAACTCCATGAACATGTCATACGTCAACACGGGCATGAGTCCTTCCATGACCGGCATGTCACCGGGCACCGGAGCCATGAACGGCATGGGCGCAGGCATGACGGCCATGAGCGCTGCCCTGAGCCCCAGCATGAGCCCCATGACGGCGCAGCCCTCCTCCATGAACGCGCTGACATCCTACACCAACATGAACGCCATGAGCCCCATTTACGGACAGTCTAACATCAACAGGTCCAGAGACCCGAAGACTTACCGCAGGAGCTACACGCACGCCAAGCCCCCGTACTCCTACATTTCCCTCATCACCATGGCCATCCAGCAGTCCCCCAGCAAGATGCTTACCCTGGCCGAGATCTACCAGTGGATAATGGACCTGTTCCCTTTTTACCGGCAGAACCAGCAGCGCTGGCAGAACTCCATCCGCCACTCTCTGTCCTTCAATGACTGTTTCCTAAAAGTTCCCCGGTCCCCGGATAAACCTGGGAAGGGCTCCTTTTGGACTCTCCACCCGGACTCCGGGAACATGTTTGAGAACGGCTGCTACCTGAGGAGGCAGAAGCGCTTCAAGTGCGATAAGCAGAAGATGAACCAGAAGGAGGGCGGCCGGAAAGGTGGAGACGGAGGCTCCTCCAACAGCAGCTCCGAGAGCTGCAACGGCAACGAGTCCCCGCACTCCAACTCTTCCTCCGGGGAGCACAAGAGGTCCCTGTCGGACATGAAGGCAAGCCAGGCCCTGAGCCCGGAGCACACCGCCCCCTCCCCGGTGTCGCAGGCTCAGCACCTCATGGCCCACTCCCAGCATCACTCGGTCCTGGCGCACGACGCGCACCTGAAGCCGGAGCACCACTACTCCTTCAACCACCCGTTCTCCATAAATAACCTCATGTCCTCGGAGCAGCAACATCACAAAATGGACCTAAAAACTTACGAGCAGGTAATGCATTACTCCGGCTATGGCTCTCCCATGGCCGGGGCTCTTTCGATGGGCTCCATGGCGGGGAAAGCCGGGCTGGATTCTTCCTCCATACCTGATACAACTTACTACCAGGGCGTGTATTCCAGGCCGATCATGAACTCCTCATAA